A DNA window from Mytilus edulis chromosome 14, xbMytEdul2.2, whole genome shotgun sequence contains the following coding sequences:
- the LOC139502796 gene encoding uncharacterized protein, whose amino-acid sequence MFLMLCLVSVVTMVLTIPYTVLARPCSSKDCLEVRMPLQSDNLKAPLIAELDVSTMNQQLKEYIDDSINYTFTHNVEKEDLKWKNNITGYFESVIDLKMLNLERRIIEQSKASENLPEVVREHTQKAGFTACEGQMRSDGRIQFTSVKSSHGISMISSYRDGKFIAPKAGFYLVLSNILSNSQQGFFIRKNGTEIAMAWSHHRDLNTISLYNAPLLAFTELSVNDVITIEGQSLDHSSCLTIVQL is encoded by the exons atgtttttaatgttgtgtcttGTATCGGTAGTTACCATGGTATTAACCATACCATATACAGTACTTGCTAGACCTTGTTCTAGTAAAGACTGTTTGGAAGTTCGAATGCCGTTACAGTCCGATAACTTAAAGGCTCCGTTGATAGCCGAACTAGACGTGTCAACTATGAACCAGCAACTGAAGGAATACATCGATGACAGCATTAATTATACATTCACTCACAATGTCGAGAAGGAAGACCTCAAATGGAAAAATAATATAACTGGATATTTCG AATCAGTGattgatttaaaaatgttaaacttgGAACGAAGAATAATAGAGCAATCAAAAGCATCTGAAAATCTGCCAGAGGTAGTTCGTGAACATACACAGAAAG CTGGATTCACAGCGTGTGAAGGACAAATGAGATCTGACGGAAGAATACAGTTTACATCTGTTAAATCATCACATGGTATTTCTATGATATCTTCGTATCGCGATGGAAAGTTTATTGCTCCTAAAGCAGGATTTTATCTTGTGTTATCGAATATCCTTTCAAACAGTCAACAGGGGTTTTTCATACGAAAGAATGGTACGGAAATAGCTATGGCTTGGTCCCACCATCGTGATTTGAATACAATTTCATTATACAACGCTCCTTTATTAGCGTTTACGGAATTGTCAGTTAATGATGTGATCACTATTGAAGGACAAAGTTTAGATCATTCAAGCTGCCTTACAATAGTTCAGCTTTGA